A window of the Henckelia pumila isolate YLH828 chromosome 3, ASM3356847v2, whole genome shotgun sequence genome harbors these coding sequences:
- the LOC140889506 gene encoding uncharacterized protein codes for MSTAYHPQTDGQSERTIQTLEDLLQAVVMDFSGGWQESLSLIEFSYNNSYQSLSLIHDVFHVSMLRNYEPDPSHVLRTKDVELDSSLSYVEQPMQILDRKEKQLRNKTIHLVLVQWSRHGKEEATWELEARMHQE; via the exons atgagtactgcttatcacccacaaacagatggtcagtctgagagaacCATTCAGACACTCGAAGATTTGTTGCAAGCTGTTGTAATGGATTTCAGTGGTGGTTGGCAAGAATCTTTATCTCTGAtagaattctcttataataataGTTACCAA AGTTTGTCCCtgatacatgatgtatttcacgtgTCTATGTTGCGGAATTATGAGCCAGATCCATCTCATGTTTTGAGGACCAAAGATGTGGAGTTGGACAGTTCCCTTAGTTATGTGGAGCAACCAATGCAGATTTTGGATCgcaaggagaaacaactcaggaaCAAGACGATTCATTTAGTTTTGGTTCAGTGGAGCAGACATGGGAAAGAagaggctacttgggagttagagGCTAGAATGCATCAAGAATGA
- the LOC140889507 gene encoding uncharacterized protein produces the protein MGYTSEEKLNLAICQLKDRAQLWWEATEAALIGAVGEYHSKFSSLLAYVPHVASNDKNKLSRFMQGLNQTIYTLVKTSKPTSYAAAVESAKEIEEGLLLEDSQHNPVYPQNFGSNAPMSSGAHLYRPLLAYSPSQPSHQPRQQKFKAKGKQFKKKSQSSSSSSSGHGGGHYARVCPNGGKQQFRPPQYSQGPRGPTVRPYAPAQSSHQSSHPPPRGPYQQQFPGPQQAQVHALTQDQSRDAAGGVIAGFCYIFDHPARILVDTGASHSFLSDKFIDEYEIATTSLMDTLSVSTPAGVYLRPFYGSKWNFYGSDSQYRKPLVSAMEMFRLLLAENEGFMIYALDATQEIGLTVSDIPVVRDFPDVFPDDIPGFLPQREIDFSIDLMPGTNPISIAPYRLAPAELKELKEQLQDLMEN, from the exons ATGGGATATACCTCTGAGGAGAAGCTGAATTTGGCTATTTGTCAGCTCAAGGACAGAGCCCAGCTATGGTGGGAAGCTACAGAAGCTGCCTTGATTGGTGCAG TGGGGGAGTATCACTCGAAGTTCTCATCTCTTCTTGCTTATGTACCACATGTTGCATCAAATGACAAGAACAAGTTGTCACGATTTATGCAAGGGCTGAACCAAACCATTTACACCTTGGTGAAGACTAGTAAGCCTACTAGTTATGCTGCTGCTGTTGAAAGTGCAAAGGAAATAGAGGAAGGTTTACTATTGGAAGATTCCCAGCATAATCCTGTGTATCCTCAGAACTTTGGGAGCAATGCTCCAATGTCATCAGGTGCACATCTATACCGACCTTTATTGGCATATTCACCTTCACAACCATCTCATCAGCCGAGGCAGCAGAAATTCAAAGCCAAGGGGAAACAATTTAAGAAGAAATCTCAAAGCAGTTCCTCAAGCTCTAGTGGTCATGGAGGAG GGCACTATGCTAGAGTTTGCCCTAATGGTGGGAAACAACAATTCCGGCCTCCACAGTATAGTCAGGGTCCTAGAGGACCAACAGTCAGACCATATGCTCCTGCCCAGTCATCACATCAGTCCAGCCATCCACCACCTAGAGGTCCCTATCAGCAGCAATTTCCAGGGCCACAGCAGGCTCAGGTGCATGCACTGACGCAAGACCAATCTAGAGATGCTGCAGGAGGTGTTATTGCAGGTTTTTGTTATATCTTTGATCACCCTGCACGTATTTTAGTAGACACTGGGgcatctcattcatttttatctgaTAAGTTCATCGATGAGTATGAGATTGCTACTACTTCTTTGATGGATACcttgtctgtttctactcctgCTGGCGTCTATTTGAG GCCGTTCTATGGTAGTAAATGGAATTTTTATGGTAGTGATTCGCAGTATCGTAAACCATTGGTATCAGCAATGGAAATGTTCCGATTGTTATTAGCTGAGAATGAAGGGTTTATGATTTATGCTCTTGACGCAACCCAGGAAATAGGATTGACAGTGTCAGACATTCCTGTTGTTAGAGATTTTCCTGATGTGTTTCCAGATGATATTCCAGGCTTTTTGCCTCAAAGAGAAATAgatttcagcattgatttaATGCCAGGAACGAATCCTATTTCTATAGCACCATACCGTTTAGCCCCAGCTGAGTTGAAAGAACTTAAGGAACAATTGCAGGATCTTATGGAGAACTAG